One genomic window of Triplophysa rosa linkage group LG11, Trosa_1v2, whole genome shotgun sequence includes the following:
- the LOC130562009 gene encoding uncharacterized protein LOC130562009, whose translation MTSQANVMCCKSVGTDLSMLDIDDFITEIFQLKAKLRARGDELTIEKPRHTQDTEFSLTLLCYTDTNPTDAQDTVCDSSHSLNLDESTDQTSTECLDSVCNAGELMEIKTEPKVKEEQNDEDESLGDFVPSVKQVNGRNLGIKTEPTSEKEPIEENDSGGDDDIYLIPSESSNMDQGLIIRVIINDGDIRKITLQERPASVESFTMSLKEKLQLTYDFTLQFEDPDFNNALCNLTDMGDLPNKATLKIIPWVLLVASDTSPCTTDIEMLSSGSFESSSKNQWPKFFEIPDFSFDVNQRLLQGDLLYTRNGTYHLTVSKDMKHEILHKLAECIYSFKAYPTDEDFAEVAKALINKHPCLREKGSYTGYYGWKNSLKFKMGNYRSKLRKAGCLDVMVNGGRKSKFSPEGQPPKLNIKKPRRDETNYLPNFPLGKDEISLERDRELLSEEIRKRTPNTTLVSQKMDQTFPLRRKEIVEMELPVKTTLKRWPALFTEREVFVEFTRITCKNLQTVFFGELDRHTPSLIKIFKSKTGTIGRTVADILEQHEPRRNISETLCKESLVTLQRTAVLRCIPVLLGDNPSEFFKHYVASDDNSFLEHIPVGILTVISEESPHSSLLIHTDPVSTAVVIEGDIVMDQIKDMPLAICLLFGLTYALNLDYPKGMKNTFYFIQQVLLDLGAKILKPKLQTLKNQLFN comes from the exons ATGACGTCACAGGCGAATGtgatgtgctgtaaatcagtaGGAACAGATCTGTCCatgctggatattgatgatttcatcacagaaatctTTCAGCTGAAGGCAAAGCTGAGGGCAAGAGGAGATGAACTCACAATAGAG AAACCCAGACACACACAGGACACGGAGTTCAGCCTCACTTTACTCTGTTATACTGACACAAACCCCACAGACGctcaggacactgtgtgtgacagCAGTCACTCCTTGAATCTGGATGAATCTACCgatcaaacctccacagagtGTCTGGATTCGGTCTGTAACGCTGGAGAACTAAtggagataaaaacagaacccAAAGTAAAAGAAGAACAGAATGATGAGGATGAGAGTCTTGGTGATTTTGTTCCTTCAGTCAAACAGGTGAACGGCAGGAACCTAGGGATTAAAACAGAACCCACATCAGAGAAGGAACCGATTGAAGAAAATGACAGTGGTGGTGATGATGATATTTATCTTATCCCTTCAG AGTCGAGCAATATGGACCAAGGACTAATAATCAGAGTTATTATTAATGATGGAGATATACGAAAAATAACCTTACAGGAGAGGCCTGCCTCAGTAGAATCTTTTACGATGTCACTTAAAGAAAAACTTCAACTGACATACGACTTCACATTGCAATTTGAAGATCCTGACTTCAATAACGCACTCTGTAATCTCACTGATATGGGGGATCTTCCTAACAAAGCAACACTGAAAATTATTCCATGGGTTCTTTTGGTTGCTTCCGACACAAGTCCCTGCACAACTGATATCGAAATGTTGTCATCTGGCAGTTTTGAGTCATCCAGTAAAAACCAGTGGCCCAAGTTTTTTGAAATTCCTGATTTTTCCTTTGACGTCAACCAGAGACTGCTACAGGGAGACCTACTGTATACAAGGAATGGCACTTATCACCTCACTGTCTCTAAGGACATGAAGCATGAAATACTGCACAAGTTAGCGGAGTGCATATACTCATTTAAAGCATACCCTACTGATGAAGATTTTGCTGAAGTTGCCAAAGCCCTTATCAACAAGCATCCCTGTCTTCGAGAGAAAGGGTCATATACAGGGTACTATGGGTGGAAAAACAGTCTCAAGTTCAAAATGGGCAACTACCGGTCAAAACTTCGTAAAGCTGGATGTCTAGATGTGATGGTTAATGGGGGAAGAAAGAGCAAGTTTTCTCCTGAAGGACAACCTCCCAAACTGAACATAAAAAAACCACGAAGAGATGAAACAAACTACCTCCCCAATTTTCCTTTGGGAAAGGATGAAATAAGTCTTGAAAGAGACCGAGAACTACTTTCTGAAGAAATTAGAAAAAGAACACCAAACACGACCCTAGTCTCTCAAAAGATGGACCAAACCTTTCCTTTACGAAGGAAAGAAATAGTGGAAATGGAGCTACCAGTCAAAACTACGTTGAAACGTTGGCCAGCACTCTTTACAGAGCGTGAG GTGTTCGTAGAATTCACCAGGATTACCTGCAAGAACCTTCAGACAGTATTCTTTGGTGAACTTGACAGACACACACCCTCTCTGATAAAGATTTTCAAGTCTAAAACAGGAACCATAGGTCGGACCGTAGCAGATATACTGGAGCAACATGAACCAAGGAGAAACATCAGTGAGACATTATGCAAG GAATCTCTGGTTACTCTTCAACGAACTGCAGTTCTTCGTTGCATCCCTGTTCTTCTTGGAGACAACCCCTCAGAATTTTTCAAACACTACGTT GCATCAGATGATAACAGCTTCCTTGAGCACATTCCTGTTGGCATTCTGACAGTCATCAGTGAAGAATCTCCTCACTCTTCTTTGCTGATCCATACAGATCCCGTGTCCACAGCTGTCGTCATAGAGGGAGATATTGTAATGGATCAGATCAAAGATATGCCTCTTGCCATTTGTCTGTTGTTTGGACTGACATATGCACTCAACCTTGATTACCCAAAGGGCATGAAGAACACATTTTACTTCATCCAGCAAGTTCTGCTTGATTTGGGAGCAAAAATACTGAAACCAAAACTTCAAACTCTGAAGAACCAGTTATTTAACTGA
- the LOC130562064 gene encoding phospholipase A2 inhibitor NAI-like: MMKVLLLALVLALVLTDGSALKCYKCLGWKCEVTEQTCDPDKDACVSFTSDTIPFPPLLGCITMSQCENLPWSNPDINGCCTADLCNAPVEPDTKSP, from the exons ATGATGAAGGTTCTTCTACTGGCACTGGTTCTCGCACTGGTGTTGACTGATG GATCTGCTTTGAAATGTTACAAGTGTTTGGGTTGGAAATGTGAAGTGACCGAACAGACGTGTGATCCTGACAAAGATGCCTGTGTCTCCTTTACATCCGACACCATTCCTT TTCCTCCCTTGTTGGGGTGCATCACCATGTCACAGTGTGAGAATCTGCCTTGGTCCAACCCTGATATTAACGGATGCTGTACGGCAGACCTGTGCAATGCACCTGTCGAACCAGATACCAAGTCTCCGTGA
- the LOC130562040 gene encoding trypsin II-P29-like, translating to MSLKPSQKEKNIMMTCQINLHVAGAILLNIAGCICQSDVCGQAALNTKIVGGDDVTAGSWPWQVSIQRLSTRSHFCGGSIINKDWVLSAAHCFQSNPASNIIVSLGRQTLSSMNSNEISRTIHQVISHPNYNSKIQNNDIALLKLSSSVPFTNYIRPICLAAAGSTFDASTKSWITGWGKLHYGDTQLPNTLQEVQIPIVSNADCSKAYGGFITSNMICAGLTAGGKDSCQGDSGGPMVFNNGTLWIQSGVVSFGQDCALPGYPGVYARVSQYQSWINSHINSNQPGFVYVNSTGSNSSSCTLFSVSHTFFIISLIFFLLLFV from the exons ATGTCATTAAAACCTTctcagaaagaaaaaaacattatgatGACATGTCAGATAAATCTACACGTTGCTGGGGCAATACTTCTTAACATAGCAG GCTGTATCTGTCAATCAGACG TGTGTGGCCAAGCAGCTCTCAACACTAAGATTGTTGGAGGCGATGATGTGACAGCAGGGTCTTGGCCCTGGCAAGTCAGTATTCAGAGACTCAGTACTAGAAGTCATTTCTGTGGTGGCAGTATCATCAATAAAGACTGGGTTTTATCTGCAGCTCACTGCTTTCAGAG CAACCCTGCATCTAATATTATAGTCTCTTTGGGACGTCAGACATTATCAAGCATGAACTCAAATGAGATATCTAGAACAATACACCAAGTCATCAGTCATCCTAACTACAACTCAAAAATCCAAAACAATGACATAGCTCTGTTAAAGCTCTCTTCTTCTGTGCCGTTTACCAATTACATACGACCCATCTGTCTGGCGGCTGCCGGTAGCACATTTGATGCGAGTACTAAGAGCTGGATAACAGGATGGGGAAAACTTCATTACGGAG ACACCCAGCTTCCAAACACACTGCAGGAGGTGCAGATACCGATTGTGAGCAACGCTGACTGTAGCAAAGCTTATGGAGGTTTCATTACAAGCAACATGATTTGTGCTGGTCTTACCGCAGGGGGCAAAGACTCATGCCAG GGAGATTCTGGAGGTCCGATGGTGTTTAACAACGGCACCCTGTGGATTCAGTCAGGGGTTGTGAGTTTTGGTCAAGACTGTGCTCTACCCGGCTATCCTGGTGTGTACGCTAGGGTTTCTCAGTACCAGTCTTGGATCAACTCTCACATAAACAGTAATCAGCCTGGATTTGTCTATGTTAACTCTACTGGATCCAATAGTTCATCTTgcactttgttttctgtttctcACACATTTTTCATCATCTCCCTCATCTTCTTCCTTCTtctctttgtttaa